A section of the Girardinichthys multiradiatus isolate DD_20200921_A chromosome 5, DD_fGirMul_XY1, whole genome shotgun sequence genome encodes:
- the LOC124867802 gene encoding mucin-2-like isoform X5: MTSLPLNTASPSVTAASPAANMTSPPINTASPSDSPAPPAANMTSPPINTASPSDSPAPPAANMTSLPLNTASPSVTAASPAANMTSPPINTASPSDSPAPPAANITSPPLNPASPSVSPTPAAANMTSPPINTASPSDSPAPPAANMTSPPINTASPSDSPAPPAANMTSLPLNTASPSVTPTSPAANMTSPPINTASPSASPAPPATNITSPPINTASPSDSPAPPATNMTSLPLNTASPSVTPTSPAANMTSPPINTASPSASPAPPATNITSPPINTASPSVSPASPAANMTSPPINTASPSVSPASPAANMTSPPINTASPSASPAPPATNITLPPINTASPSVTAASPAANMTSTPINTASPSVSPAPPAVNMTSPALNPTSAPVGPTSPTVNLTSPPLNTTSPLVSSASPGVNITSPPLNSALPSVSPASPAANMTTPPHNLTSPPISPASPAVNMTSPPLNTVSFSVSSASPAVDMTSSSPNTTSPSITISSTHPISTSPPENATSQQMSKTSPLVDVTSPSTLSPVIQTSAPSNATSPLTLPSTIRTTVTTATPTTTTTTTTTPAPPPEPKIKLEFKVKETFTDDLNVKDSPRYKELEKTTTTVLNEVYSIQFGDSYIRSVINGFSPGSIVVNSELIFNNATALPNTSDVSEALKNATTNPAFNLSVDISSIVVAVVLPPTEPPTTTTVPTAGTTSVNSTSVTGNGTSTQTITPTTATTATTATTATTATTATTPAVPADSKLNLEFRLNQGFTTDLDNSASSAFQSLSQSLTRQLNDIYRRRFAAFLRVLIKAFRRGSVIVDSELIFANASSVPNPSDAANTLVEAHNTSSFNFTLNITSVAVTSLETTTVLPTTVNSTVSLGNGTSTQTITPTTATTATTATTATTATTTTTATTATTPAVPADSKLNLEFRLNQGFTTDLDNSASSAFQSLSQSLTRQLNDIYRRRFAAFLRVLIKAFRRGSVIVDSELIFANASSVPNPSDAANTLVEAHNTSSFNFTLNITSVAVTSLETTTVLPTTVNSTVSPASPATNMTSPPNNVTSTPVSPISPATNMTSPPNNVTSTPVSPISPATNMTSPPNNVTSTPVSPISPATNMTSPPNNVTSTPVSPISPATNMTSPPNNVTSTPVSPISPATNMTSPPNKTTSITVNTISPAGNGTSTQTITLNTATTATTATTATTATTTTTATTATTPAVPADSKLNLEFRLNQGFTTDLDNSASPAFQSLSQSLTRQLNYIYRRRFSAFLRVLIKAFRRGSVIVDSELIFANASSVPNPSVAANILVEAHNTSNFNFSLNITSVVVTRLENTTTSTTVTPTVSPATGTTAIAISATTTTATTTASTNPPSASEGSLSIKFSLNEPFTSDLANNASATFIKLASTVVTEINRICGKLFSRFSRSRVNSFTEGSVVTNMTLVFRDRSSVPTLSAVLSQLAGALLTSPVLQYINGTLVVVTSNSAALPTMGGLTVFSLTMVAVAQMLLNS; this comes from the exons ATGACTTCACTTCCTCTTAATACAGCTTCACCCTCAGTCACTGCAGCATCACCAGCAGCCAACATGACTTCACCTCCTATTAATACAGCTTCACCCTCAGACAGTCCAGCACCACCAGCAGCCAACATGACTTCACCTCCTATTAATACAGCTTCACCCTCAGACAGTCCAGCACCACCAGCAGCCAACATGACTTCACTTCCTCTTAATACAGCTTCACCCTCAGTCACTGCAGCATCACCAGCAGCCAACATGACTTCACCTCCTATTAATACAGCTTCACCCTCAGACAGTCCAGCACCACCAGCAGCCAACATAACTTCACCTCCTCTCAATCCAGCTTCACCCTCAGTCAgtccaacaccagcagcagccAACATGACTTCACCTCCTATTAATACAGCTTCACCCTCAGACAGTCCAGCACCACCAGCAGCCAACATGACTTCACCTCCTATTAATACAGCTTCACCCTCAGACAGTCCAGCACCACCAGCAGCCAACATGACTTCACTTCCTCTTAATACAGCTTCACCCTCAGTCACTCCAACATCACCAGCAGCCAACATGACTTCACCTCCTATTAATACAGCTTCACCCTCAGCCAGTCCAGCACCACCAGCAACCAACATAACTTCACCTCCCATTAATACAGCTTCACCCTCAGACAGTCCAGCACCACCAGCAACCAACATGACTTCACTTCCTCTTAATACAGCGTCACCCTCAGTCACTCCAACATCACCAGCAGCCAACATGACTTCACCTCCTATTAATACAGCTTCACCCTCAGCCAGTCCAGCACCACCAGCAACCAACATAACTTCACCTCCCATTAATACAGCTTCACCCTCAGTCAGTCCAGCATCACCAGCAGCCAACATGACTTCACCTCCTATTAATACAGCTTCACCCTCAGTCAGTCCAGCATCACCAGCAGCCAACATGACTTCACCTCCTATTAATACAGCTTCACCCTCAGCCAGTCCAGCACCACCAGCAACCAACATAACTTTACCTCCCATTAATACAGCTTCACCCTCAGTCACTGCAGCATCACCAGCAGCCAACATGACTTCAACTCCTATTAACACAGCTTCACCCTCAGTCAGTCCAGCACCACCAGCAGTCAACATGACTTCACCCGCTCTCAATCCAACTTCTGCACCAGTTGGACCAACATCACCAACAGTCAACTTGACCTCACCTCCACTCAATACAACCTCACCACTGGTCAGTTCAGCATCACCAGGAGTCAATATAACTTCACCTCCTCTCAATTCAGCCTTACCCTCAGTCAGTCCAGCATCACCAGCAGCCAACATGACTACACCCCCTCACAATTTAACTTCTCCACCTATCAGTCCAGCATCACCAGCAGTCAACATGACCTCACCTCCTCTCAATACAGTTTCCTTCTCAGTGAGTTCAGCATCACCAGCAGTCGACATGACTTCATCTTCTCCCAACACAACTTCACCATCAATCACCATAAGCTCAACACACCCCATCTCCACATCTCCACCAG AAAATGCAACTTCACAGCAAATGAGTAAGACCTCACCACTAGTCGACGTAACTTCACCATCTACTCTGTCACCCGTCATCCAAACCTCAGCACCAAGCAATGCAACTTCCCCATTAACGTTACCATCAACTATAAGAACAACTGTTACAACTGCTACTCCAACTACAACTACAACCACAACCACAACACCTGCCCCACCACCAGAGCCAAAAATTAAGTTAGAATTTAAGGTGAAGGAGACATTCACAGACGATTTGAATGTCAAAGATTCACCAAGGTACAAAGAACTTGAGAAAACAACGACCACAGTG CTTAATGAGGTCTATTCCATTCAATTTGGGGATAGTTACATTCGATCTGTCATCAACGGATTCAG TCCAGGATCAATTGTGGTTAACTCTGAGCTGATATTCAATAATGCCACAGCACTACCAAATACCAGTGATGTGAGTGAAGCTTTAAAGAATGCGACCACTAACCCAGCTTTCAACCTCTCTGTCGACATATCTTCTATTGTTGTAGCAG ttGTATTACCTCCAACTGAACCACCAACAACAACTACAGTCCCAACTGCAGGAACAACATCAGTGAATTCAACTTCTGTTACAG GCAATGGGACATCAACACAAACAATTACTCCAACTACTGCTACAACTGCAACTACTGCTACAACTGCAACTACTGCTACAACTGCAACAACGCCTGCTGTTCCGGCAGATTCAAAACTCAATCTGGAATTTAGGTTGAACCAAGGGTTTACCACTGACCTGGATAACTCTGCATCATCAGCTTTTCAGAGCTTATCACAGTCACTAACACGCCAA CTTAATGACATCTACAGGCGTAGATTTGCGGCCTTCCTGCGAGTTCTGATCAAGGCTTTCAG GCGTGGTTCAGTTATAGTTGATTCTGAGCTGATATTTGCAAATGCAAGCTCTGTGCCAAACCCTAGCGATGCAGCAAATACTCTGGTGGAAGCACATAACACTTCCAGTTTCAACTTCACGCTGAACATTACAAGTGTTGCTGTGACAA GTCTTGAGACTACAACTGTTCTACCCACAACAGTAAATTCAACTGTTTCACTAG GCAATGGGACATCAACACAAACAATTACTCCAACTACTGCTACAACTGCAACTACTGCTACAACTGCAACTACTGCTACAACTACAACTACTGCTACAACTGCAACAACGCCTGCTGTTCCGGCAGATTCAAAACTCAATCTGGAATTTAGGTTGAACCAAGGGTTTACCACTGACCTGGATAACTCTGCATCATCAGCTTTTCAGAGCTTATCACAGTCACTAACACGCCAA CTTAATGACATCTACAGGCGTAGATTTGCGGCCTTCCTGCGAGTTCTGATCAAGGCTTTCAG GCGTGGTTCAGTTATAGTTGATTCTGAGCTGATATTTGCAAATGCAAGCTCTGTGCCAAACCCTAGCGATGCAGCAAATACTCTGGTGGAAGCACATAACACTTCCAGTTTCAACTTCACGCTGAACATTACAAGTGTTGCTGTGACAA gTCTTGAGACTACAACTGTTCTACCCACAACAGTAAATTCAACTGTTTCACCAG CATCACCAGCAACCAACATGACCTCACCACCAAACAATGTAACATCAACCCCAGTCAGTCCAATATCACCAGCAACCAACATGACCTCACCACCAAACAATGTAACATCAACCCCAGTCAGTCCAATATCACCAGCAACCAACATGACCTCACCACCAAACAATGTAACATCAACCCCAGTCAGTCCAATATCACCAGCAACCAACATGACCTCACCACCAAACAATGTAACATCAACCCCAGTCAGTCCAATATCACCAGCAACCAACATGACCTCACCACCAAACAATGTAACATCAACCCCAGTCAGTCCAATATCACCAGCAACCAACATGACCTCACCACCAAACAAAACTACCTCAATAACAGTCAATACAATATCACCAGCAG GCAATGGGACATCAACACAAACAATTACTCTAAATACTGCTACAACTGCAACTACTGCTACAACTGCAACTACTGCTACAACTACAACTACTGCTACAACTGCAACAACGCCTGCTGTTCCGGCAGATTCAAAACTCAATCTGGAATTTAGGTTGAACCAAGGGTTTACCACTGACCTGGACAACTCTGCATCACCAGCTTTTCAGAGCTTATCACAGTCACTAACACGCCAA CTTAATTACATCTACAGGCGTAGATTTTCGGCCTTCCTGCGAGTTCTGATCAAGGCTTTCAG GCGTGGTTCAGTTATAGTTGATTCTGAGCTAATATTTGCAAATGCAAGCTCTGTGCCAAACCCTAGCGTAGCAGCAAATATTCTGGTGGAAGCACATAACACTTCCAACTTCAACTTCTCGCTGAACATTACAAGTGTTGTTGTGACAC GCCTGGAAAATACAACAACTTCGACAACAGTGACTCCAACTGTTTCACCAG CAACAGGAACTACAGCCATTGCAATTTCAGCTACAACTACAACAGCAACTACTACAGCATCCACAAATCCTCCATCAGCCTCTGAGGGAAGCCTTAGCATTAAATTCAGTCTCAACGAACCCTTCACATCAGATCTAGCCAACAACGCCTCGGCAACATTCATCAAACTGGCTTCAACTGTGGTCACAGAG ATCAACAGAATTTGCGGAAAATTGTTTTCCCGATTCAGTCGCTCCCGCGTCAATTCATTCAC gGAGGGATCTGTGGTTACCAACATGACTCTTGTGTTCAGAGACCGTTCTTCAGTTCCTACTTTATCCGCTGTTCTGTCACAACTAGCTGGTGCACTACTTACTTCTCCCGTCCTGCAATATATAAATGGCACCCTGGTTGTAG TAACATCAAACAGCGCTGCTCTACCCACTATGGGCGGATTAACTGTCTTCTCACTGACCATGGTGGCTGTGGCACAGATGCTGCTTAACTCCTAG
- the LOC124867802 gene encoding mucin-2-like isoform X1, with protein sequence MTSLPLNTASPSVTAASPAANMTSPPINTASPSDSPAPPAANMTSPPINTASPSDSPAPPAANMTSLPLNTASPSVTAASPAANMTSPPINTASPSDSPAPPAANITSPPLNPASPSVSPTPAAANMTSPPINTASPSDSPAPPAANMTSPPINTASPSDSPAPPAANMTSLPLNTASPSVTPTSPAANMTSPPINTASPSASPAPPATNITSPPINTASPSDSPAPPATNMTSLPLNTASPSVTPTSPAANMTSPPINTASPSASPAPPATNITSPPINTASPSVSPASPAANMTSPPINTASPSVSPASPAANMTSPPINTASPSASPAPPATNITLPPINTASPSVTAASPAANMTSTPINTASPSVSPAPPAVNMTSPALNPTSAPVGPTSPTVNLTSPPLNTTSPLVSSASPGVNITSPPLNSALPSVSPASPAANMTTPPHNLTSPPISPASPAVNMTSPPLNTVSFSVSSASPAVDMTSSSPNTTSPSITISSTHPISTSPPENATSQQMSKTSPLVDVTSPSTLSPVIQTSAPSNATSPLTLPSTIRTTVTTATPTTTTTTTTTPAPPPEPKIKLEFKVKETFTDDLNVKDSPRYKELEKTTTTVLNEVYSIQFGDSYIRSVINGFSPGSIVVNSELIFNNATALPNTSDVSEALKNATTNPAFNLSVDISSIVVAVVLPPTEPPTTTTVPTAGTTSVNSTSVTGNGTSTQTITPTTATTATTATTATTATTATTPAVPADSKLNLEFRLNQGFTTDLDNSASSAFQSLSQSLTRQLNDIYRRRFAAFLRVLIKAFRRGSVIVDSELIFANASSVPNPSDAANTLVEAHNTSSFNFTLNITSVAVTSLETTTVLPTTVNSTVSLGNGTSTQTITPTTATTATTATTATTATTTTTATTATTPAVPADSKLNLEFRLNQGFTTDLDNSASSAFQSLSQSLTRQLNDIYRRRFAAFLRVLIKAFRRGSVIVDSELIFANASSVPNPSDAANTLVEAHNTSSFNFTLNITSVAVTSLETTTVLPTTVNSTVSPASPATNMTSPPNNVTSTPVSPISPATNMTSPPNNVTSTPVSPISPATNMTSPPNNVTSTPVSPISPATNMTSPPNNVTSTPVSPISPATNMTSPPNNVTSTPVSPISPATNMTSPPNKTTSITVNTISPAGNGTSTQTITLNTATTATTATTATTATTTTTATTATTPAVPADSKLNLEFRLNQGFTTDLDNSASPAFQSLSQSLTRQLNYIYRRRFSAFLRVLIKAFRRGSVIVDSELIFANASSVPNPSVAANILVEAHNTSNFNFSLNITSVVVTRLENTTTSTTVTPTVSPVSPATNMTSPPNNVTSTPVSPISPATNMTSSSTHNVTSTPVSPISPATNMTSPPNKTTSITVNTISPAGNETSTQTITPTTATTATTATTATTATTATTPAVPADSKLNLEFRLNQGFTTDLDNSASPAFQSLSQSLTRQLNDIYRRRFAAFLRVLIKAFRRGSVIVDSELIFANASSVPNPSDAANTLVEAHNTSSFNFSLNITSVVVTRLENTTTSTTVTPTVSPATGTTAIAISATTTTATTTASTNPPSASEGSLSIKFSLNEPFTSDLANNASATFIKLASTVVTEINRICGKLFSRFSRSRVNSFTEGSVVTNMTLVFRDRSSVPTLSAVLSQLAGALLTSPVLQYINGTLVVVTSNSAALPTMGGLTVFSLTMVAVAQMLLNS encoded by the exons ATGACTTCACTTCCTCTTAATACAGCTTCACCCTCAGTCACTGCAGCATCACCAGCAGCCAACATGACTTCACCTCCTATTAATACAGCTTCACCCTCAGACAGTCCAGCACCACCAGCAGCCAACATGACTTCACCTCCTATTAATACAGCTTCACCCTCAGACAGTCCAGCACCACCAGCAGCCAACATGACTTCACTTCCTCTTAATACAGCTTCACCCTCAGTCACTGCAGCATCACCAGCAGCCAACATGACTTCACCTCCTATTAATACAGCTTCACCCTCAGACAGTCCAGCACCACCAGCAGCCAACATAACTTCACCTCCTCTCAATCCAGCTTCACCCTCAGTCAgtccaacaccagcagcagccAACATGACTTCACCTCCTATTAATACAGCTTCACCCTCAGACAGTCCAGCACCACCAGCAGCCAACATGACTTCACCTCCTATTAATACAGCTTCACCCTCAGACAGTCCAGCACCACCAGCAGCCAACATGACTTCACTTCCTCTTAATACAGCTTCACCCTCAGTCACTCCAACATCACCAGCAGCCAACATGACTTCACCTCCTATTAATACAGCTTCACCCTCAGCCAGTCCAGCACCACCAGCAACCAACATAACTTCACCTCCCATTAATACAGCTTCACCCTCAGACAGTCCAGCACCACCAGCAACCAACATGACTTCACTTCCTCTTAATACAGCGTCACCCTCAGTCACTCCAACATCACCAGCAGCCAACATGACTTCACCTCCTATTAATACAGCTTCACCCTCAGCCAGTCCAGCACCACCAGCAACCAACATAACTTCACCTCCCATTAATACAGCTTCACCCTCAGTCAGTCCAGCATCACCAGCAGCCAACATGACTTCACCTCCTATTAATACAGCTTCACCCTCAGTCAGTCCAGCATCACCAGCAGCCAACATGACTTCACCTCCTATTAATACAGCTTCACCCTCAGCCAGTCCAGCACCACCAGCAACCAACATAACTTTACCTCCCATTAATACAGCTTCACCCTCAGTCACTGCAGCATCACCAGCAGCCAACATGACTTCAACTCCTATTAACACAGCTTCACCCTCAGTCAGTCCAGCACCACCAGCAGTCAACATGACTTCACCCGCTCTCAATCCAACTTCTGCACCAGTTGGACCAACATCACCAACAGTCAACTTGACCTCACCTCCACTCAATACAACCTCACCACTGGTCAGTTCAGCATCACCAGGAGTCAATATAACTTCACCTCCTCTCAATTCAGCCTTACCCTCAGTCAGTCCAGCATCACCAGCAGCCAACATGACTACACCCCCTCACAATTTAACTTCTCCACCTATCAGTCCAGCATCACCAGCAGTCAACATGACCTCACCTCCTCTCAATACAGTTTCCTTCTCAGTGAGTTCAGCATCACCAGCAGTCGACATGACTTCATCTTCTCCCAACACAACTTCACCATCAATCACCATAAGCTCAACACACCCCATCTCCACATCTCCACCAG AAAATGCAACTTCACAGCAAATGAGTAAGACCTCACCACTAGTCGACGTAACTTCACCATCTACTCTGTCACCCGTCATCCAAACCTCAGCACCAAGCAATGCAACTTCCCCATTAACGTTACCATCAACTATAAGAACAACTGTTACAACTGCTACTCCAACTACAACTACAACCACAACCACAACACCTGCCCCACCACCAGAGCCAAAAATTAAGTTAGAATTTAAGGTGAAGGAGACATTCACAGACGATTTGAATGTCAAAGATTCACCAAGGTACAAAGAACTTGAGAAAACAACGACCACAGTG CTTAATGAGGTCTATTCCATTCAATTTGGGGATAGTTACATTCGATCTGTCATCAACGGATTCAG TCCAGGATCAATTGTGGTTAACTCTGAGCTGATATTCAATAATGCCACAGCACTACCAAATACCAGTGATGTGAGTGAAGCTTTAAAGAATGCGACCACTAACCCAGCTTTCAACCTCTCTGTCGACATATCTTCTATTGTTGTAGCAG ttGTATTACCTCCAACTGAACCACCAACAACAACTACAGTCCCAACTGCAGGAACAACATCAGTGAATTCAACTTCTGTTACAG GCAATGGGACATCAACACAAACAATTACTCCAACTACTGCTACAACTGCAACTACTGCTACAACTGCAACTACTGCTACAACTGCAACAACGCCTGCTGTTCCGGCAGATTCAAAACTCAATCTGGAATTTAGGTTGAACCAAGGGTTTACCACTGACCTGGATAACTCTGCATCATCAGCTTTTCAGAGCTTATCACAGTCACTAACACGCCAA CTTAATGACATCTACAGGCGTAGATTTGCGGCCTTCCTGCGAGTTCTGATCAAGGCTTTCAG GCGTGGTTCAGTTATAGTTGATTCTGAGCTGATATTTGCAAATGCAAGCTCTGTGCCAAACCCTAGCGATGCAGCAAATACTCTGGTGGAAGCACATAACACTTCCAGTTTCAACTTCACGCTGAACATTACAAGTGTTGCTGTGACAA GTCTTGAGACTACAACTGTTCTACCCACAACAGTAAATTCAACTGTTTCACTAG GCAATGGGACATCAACACAAACAATTACTCCAACTACTGCTACAACTGCAACTACTGCTACAACTGCAACTACTGCTACAACTACAACTACTGCTACAACTGCAACAACGCCTGCTGTTCCGGCAGATTCAAAACTCAATCTGGAATTTAGGTTGAACCAAGGGTTTACCACTGACCTGGATAACTCTGCATCATCAGCTTTTCAGAGCTTATCACAGTCACTAACACGCCAA CTTAATGACATCTACAGGCGTAGATTTGCGGCCTTCCTGCGAGTTCTGATCAAGGCTTTCAG GCGTGGTTCAGTTATAGTTGATTCTGAGCTGATATTTGCAAATGCAAGCTCTGTGCCAAACCCTAGCGATGCAGCAAATACTCTGGTGGAAGCACATAACACTTCCAGTTTCAACTTCACGCTGAACATTACAAGTGTTGCTGTGACAA gTCTTGAGACTACAACTGTTCTACCCACAACAGTAAATTCAACTGTTTCACCAG CATCACCAGCAACCAACATGACCTCACCACCAAACAATGTAACATCAACCCCAGTCAGTCCAATATCACCAGCAACCAACATGACCTCACCACCAAACAATGTAACATCAACCCCAGTCAGTCCAATATCACCAGCAACCAACATGACCTCACCACCAAACAATGTAACATCAACCCCAGTCAGTCCAATATCACCAGCAACCAACATGACCTCACCACCAAACAATGTAACATCAACCCCAGTCAGTCCAATATCACCAGCAACCAACATGACCTCACCACCAAACAATGTAACATCAACCCCAGTCAGTCCAATATCACCAGCAACCAACATGACCTCACCACCAAACAAAACTACCTCAATAACAGTCAATACAATATCACCAGCAG GCAATGGGACATCAACACAAACAATTACTCTAAATACTGCTACAACTGCAACTACTGCTACAACTGCAACTACTGCTACAACTACAACTACTGCTACAACTGCAACAACGCCTGCTGTTCCGGCAGATTCAAAACTCAATCTGGAATTTAGGTTGAACCAAGGGTTTACCACTGACCTGGACAACTCTGCATCACCAGCTTTTCAGAGCTTATCACAGTCACTAACACGCCAA CTTAATTACATCTACAGGCGTAGATTTTCGGCCTTCCTGCGAGTTCTGATCAAGGCTTTCAG GCGTGGTTCAGTTATAGTTGATTCTGAGCTAATATTTGCAAATGCAAGCTCTGTGCCAAACCCTAGCGTAGCAGCAAATATTCTGGTGGAAGCACATAACACTTCCAACTTCAACTTCTCGCTGAACATTACAAGTGTTGTTGTGACAC GCCTGGAAAATACAACAACTTCGACAACAGTGACTCCAACTGTTTCACCAG TATCACCAGCAACCAACATGACCTCACCACCAAACAATGTAACATCAACCCCAGTCAGTCCAATATCACCAGCAACCAACATGACCTCATCTTCAACACACAATGTAACATCAACCCCAGTCAGTCCAATATCACCAGCAACCAACATGACCTCACCACCAAACAAAACTACCTCAATAACAGTCAATACAATATCACCAGCAG GCAATGAGACATCAACACAAACAATTACTCCAACTACTGCTACAACTGCAACTACTGCTACAACTGCAACTACTGCTACAACTGCAACAACGCCTGCTGTTCCGGCAGATTCAAAACTCAATCTGGAATTTAGGTTGAACCAAGGGTTTACCACTGACCTGGATAACTCTGCATCACCAGCTTTTCAGAGCTTATCACAGTCACTAACACGCCAA CTTAATGACATCTACAGGCGTAGATTTGCGGCCTTCCTGCGAGTTCTGATCAAGGCTTTCAG GCGTGGTTCAGTTATAGTTGATTCTGAGCTGATATTTGCAAATGCAAGCTCTGTGCCAAACCCTAGCGATGCAGCAAATACTCTGGTGGAAGCACATAACACTTCCAGTTTCAACTTCTCGCTGAACATTACAAGTGTTGTTGTGACAC GCCTGGAAAATACAACAACTTCGACAACAGTGACTCCAACTGTTTCACCAG CAACAGGAACTACAGCCATTGCAATTTCAGCTACAACTACAACAGCAACTACTACAGCATCCACAAATCCTCCATCAGCCTCTGAGGGAAGCCTTAGCATTAAATTCAGTCTCAACGAACCCTTCACATCAGATCTAGCCAACAACGCCTCGGCAACATTCATCAAACTGGCTTCAACTGTGGTCACAGAG ATCAACAGAATTTGCGGAAAATTGTTTTCCCGATTCAGTCGCTCCCGCGTCAATTCATTCAC gGAGGGATCTGTGGTTACCAACATGACTCTTGTGTTCAGAGACCGTTCTTCAGTTCCTACTTTATCCGCTGTTCTGTCACAACTAGCTGGTGCACTACTTACTTCTCCCGTCCTGCAATATATAAATGGCACCCTGGTTGTAG TAACATCAAACAGCGCTGCTCTACCCACTATGGGCGGATTAACTGTCTTCTCACTGACCATGGTGGCTGTGGCACAGATGCTGCTTAACTCCTAG